In Zea mays cultivar B73 chromosome 7, Zm-B73-REFERENCE-NAM-5.0, whole genome shotgun sequence, the following proteins share a genomic window:
- the LOC103632651 gene encoding uncharacterized protein gives MHRIPITRIVNEANKTKLPAFHSRSTLTALLCLYTPTRASTIVQRARAHSYPTSSINSERRFLGTRSRARHSTAQEKRAQTMAAVWWWWAPLPAWLTSSALWFLVVNAVVAAVAVLSSRPLPLQSPRCGAGVSLTRRASSAVLQRLRSFSIFSFPSACLNYTTPSTFTQPDAATAAAQETEETSRTPTTAKPSPRALPLPLPPSPLSPSVRAPAADDDVPSGMSMDEAYALALEARRRPDREREEEARRSEVDARAEEFIRGFKEDLRQQRLNSILNYTKMLKQRAFGGGAGAGARRQPDARPDQL, from the coding sequence ATGCACCGGATACCAATCACGCGGATAGTGAATGAGGCCAACAAAACGAAGCTACCTGCATTCCATAGCCGGTCCACATTGACGGCGTTGCTTTGCCTTTATACTCCCACCCGTGCGTCCACCATTGTCCAGAGAGCCAGAGCACATTCTTATCCCACATCATCCATCAACTCGGAGCGCAGATTTTTGGGAACTCGAAGCAGAGCCAGACACAGCACAGCCCAGGAGAAGCGAGCGCAGACGATGGCGGCGGTGTGGTGGTGGTGGGCGCCGCTGCCGGCGTGGCTGACCTCCAGTGCGTTATGGTTCCTCGTCGTCAACGCGGTCGTCGCCGCGGTCGCCGTCCTTTCCTCCAGGCCGCTGCCGCTGCAATCGCCCCGCTGCGGTGCCGGGGTCTCGCTCACGCGGAGGGCCTCGTCCGCGGTGCTGCAGCGCCTCCGCTCCTTCTCCATCTTCTCCTTCCCCTCCGCCTGCCTCAACTACACCACGCCATCGACGTTCACGCAGCCTgacgccgccaccgccgccgcccaaGAAACAGAGGAGACGTCCAGGACACCGACGACGGCCAAGCCGTCGCCGCGCGCGCTCCCGCTCCCGCTCCCGCCATCCCCGCTGTCGCCGTCAGTGCGCGCGCCGGCGGCAGACGACGACGTGCCCAGCGGGATGAGCATGGACGAGGCCTACGCGCTGGCGCTGGAGGCGCGCCGGCGGCCGGACcgggagagggaggaggaggccAGGAGGTCCGAGGTGGACGCCAGGGCCGAGGAGTTCATCCGCGGCTTCAAGGAGGACCTGCGCCAGCAGCGCCTCAACTCCATCCTCAACTACACCAAGATGCTCAAGCAGCGCGCGTTTggcggcggcgccggcgccggcgcccgcCGGCAGCCGGATGCCCGGCCAGATCAGCTTTGA